A DNA window from Zingiber officinale cultivar Zhangliang chromosome 3A, Zo_v1.1, whole genome shotgun sequence contains the following coding sequences:
- the LOC122052223 gene encoding root phototropism protein 3-like, with protein sequence MATITAMACASPPSPSLTSATGRSHKLTCSPLPEEHHRLSAADRSWLDDSSVQELDHFAESLAGIKAKGVGPELLGSLLAHYAYRWLPELSGRAAPSPESPTAAWLKKRFLIETLASVLPPDKAALPCDFLLRLLRSASMVGADPACLQALEARAAAQLDEASLKELLIPAFNHTTATLLDVAMVLRLVRRFAGTDDTSRTGAALARVAKLVDSYLAEAALDPVLTVPTFEDLATSLPAHARPMDDGLYRAIDTYIKAHPSSSKEERKALCRLVDARKLSSEAALHAAQNERLPVRSVIQVLFAEHGKLSRLAEWSGSFNGSSTGRSPSEAAAAWRCPSKREATAVQQQEVRRLRDEVARLHVRFIALQAQVDRLAAAQRKKTTPKKNGWLGSWSCCFWSGGGGSEAAGKKVVRSELSAGRRTPVRGRQRSKILRTASL encoded by the exons ATGGCGACCATAACGGCCATGGCCTGCGCTTCTCCCCCCTCGCCTTCGCTCACCAGCGCCACCGGCCGCAGCCACAAGCTTACCTGCTCTCCGCTGCCGGAGGAGCACCACCGTCTCTCGGCGGCCGACCGCTCCTGGCTCGACGATTCGTCTGTCCAAGAACTCGACCACTTCGCCGAGAGCCTCGCCGGCATCAAAGCCAAGGGCGTCGGTCCGGAGCTCCTCGGCTCTCTCCTCGCCCACTACGCGTACCGATGGCTCCCCGAGCTCTCCGGCCGGGCCGCCCCCTCGCCGGAGAGCCCCACCGCCGCCTGGCTCAAGAAGCGGTTCCTCATCGAGACCCTCGCCTCCGTGCTCCCGCCCGACAAGGCCGCCCTCCCCTGCGACTTCCTCCTCCGCCTCCTCCGGTCCGCCAGCATGGTCGGCGCCGACCCGGCCTGCCTCCAAGCGCTGGAGGCCCGCGCGGCCGCCCAGCTCGACGAGGCCTCCCTCAAGGAGCTGCTGATCCCCGCCTTCAACCACACCACCGCCACGCTCCTCGACGTCGCCATGGTCCTGCGCCTCGTCCGCCGCTTCGCCGGCACCGACGACACCAGCAGGACCGGCGCCGCCCTCGCCAGGGTGGCCAAGCTGGTCGACTCCTACCTCGCCGAGGCCGCCCTCGACCCCGTACTCACCGTCCCTACCTTCGAGGACCTCGCCACCTCCCTCCCCGCCCACGCTCGCCCCATGGACGACGGCCTCTACCGAGCCATCGACACCTACATCAAA GCGCATCCCAGCAGcagcaaggaggagaggaaggcgcTGTGCCGTCTGGTCGACGCGCGGAAGCTGTCGTCGGAGGCGGCGCTGCACGCGGCGCAGAACGAGAGGCTGCCGGTGAGGTCGGTGATCCAGGTGCTCTTCGCGGAGCACGGCAAGCTGAGCCGGTTGGCCGAGTGGAGCGGGTCCTTCAACGGGTCGTCGACGGGGAGGAGCCCGAGCGAGGCAGCGGCGGCGTGGCGGTGCCCATCGAAGCGGGAGGCGACGGCGGTGCAGCAGCAGGAGGTGCGGCGGCTGAGGGACGAGGTGGCGAGGCTGCACGTGCGTTTCATCGCGCTGCAAGCACAGGTGGATAGGCTGGCGGCCGCACAGAGGAAGAAGACGACGCCGAAGAAGAACGGGTGGCTGGGGTCTTGGTCTTGTTGTTTCTGGAGCGGCGGCGGTGGTTCGGAGGCGGCGGGGAAGAAGGTGGTTCGGTCGGAGTTGAGCGCCGGTCGGCGGACGCCTGTGCGAGGCCGGCAGAGATCAAAAATATTAAGAACTGCTTCTTTGTAA